The Shewanella sp. NFH-SH190041 genome has a window encoding:
- the mtr gene encoding tryptophan permease: protein MANHMNAAPAGKSLLGGAMIIAGTTVGAGMFSLPVVSAGMWFGYSLMVLIGIWFIMLMSGLLLLETNLHFEPGASFDTLTRHTLGRFWRIVSGASITFVLYILTYAYISGGSSIVNHSLTNLGIVLPQSLAALVFAVVLAAVVLASTKAVDRITTVMLGGMVITFFMAVGNLLIEVEPAKLFIPDGHNSFAPYLWAALPFGLASFGYHGNVPSLVKYYGKSPSKIVAAIFSGTFLALVIYICWLVATMGNISRSDFVPIIAEGGNMGVLVSALQQVIASDWLNSMLTLFANLAVASSFLGVTLGLFDYLADLFGFDDSLKGRTKTALVTFVPPAVMGMLFPNGFLVAIGFAALAACIWAVIVPALMAYRVRQLHPSGCGFKVPGGTPLILLVIVFGIVTGACHLLAMANLLPVYG, encoded by the coding sequence ATGGCGAATCATATGAATGCGGCCCCTGCGGGCAAATCGTTATTGGGTGGAGCAATGATTATTGCTGGCACCACCGTGGGGGCGGGGATGTTTTCCCTGCCAGTCGTTAGTGCCGGTATGTGGTTCGGTTACTCACTGATGGTACTGATCGGGATCTGGTTTATTATGCTGATGTCCGGCCTACTCTTGCTTGAAACCAATCTGCATTTTGAGCCTGGTGCCAGCTTTGACACCCTTACTCGTCATACCCTTGGCCGATTCTGGCGTATTGTTAGCGGTGCCTCTATTACATTTGTACTGTATATCCTGACTTATGCTTACATCAGCGGCGGCTCTTCGATTGTGAATCACAGTTTGACCAATCTTGGCATAGTGTTGCCACAGAGTTTGGCCGCATTGGTTTTTGCCGTTGTTTTGGCGGCGGTTGTGTTAGCCAGCACGAAAGCAGTCGATCGCATTACGACCGTGATGTTAGGTGGCATGGTGATCACTTTCTTTATGGCGGTGGGCAATTTATTAATTGAAGTTGAGCCGGCTAAATTATTTATCCCAGATGGGCATAATAGTTTTGCCCCTTACTTGTGGGCGGCCTTACCATTTGGTTTGGCGAGCTTCGGGTATCACGGCAATGTGCCAAGCTTAGTGAAATATTACGGTAAATCGCCGAGTAAGATTGTTGCGGCTATTTTTAGTGGCACATTCCTCGCGTTAGTGATTTATATTTGCTGGTTAGTGGCGACTATGGGCAATATTAGCCGTAGTGATTTTGTGCCTATTATTGCTGAGGGTGGCAATATGGGGGTATTGGTGTCGGCACTGCAGCAAGTTATTGCCAGTGATTGGCTTAACTCGATGTTGACTCTATTTGCCAATTTAGCCGTAGCGTCTTCTTTTCTGGGGGTAACCTTAGGTCTATTTGATTATCTGGCGGATCTGTTTGGCTTTGATGATAGCCTTAAAGGTCGAACTAAAACTGCATTGGTGACATTTGTGCCGCCTGCTGTGATGGGCATGTTATTCCCTAATGGGTTTCTGGTGGCGATAGGTTTTGCGGCACTGGCTGCCTGTATTTGGGCCGTGATTGTGCCGGCATTGATGGCCTATCGGGTTAGACAATTACATCCATCTGGCTGTGGTTTTAAAGTGCCCGGTGGTACCCCGTTGATTTTACTGGTTATTGTTTTCGGTATTGTTACTGGAGCGTGTCATCTGTTAGCGATGGCGAATCTTCTGCCGGTTTATGGATAA
- the adiA gene encoding arginine decarboxylase, which translates to MRSYGKKLTVLILEEAPKEGVIGNAISRLIDELNNSGAIVTVASSYEDCYSILYANTAIDCLMLTSSMSGSQADENDRFYTLIDKLNKRQENVPVFLLAERKKITLSVSRELMAKVDEFVWILEDTPDFIAGRAVAAMQRYRERQLPPLMSALMKYDDVHEYSWAAPGHQGGVGFTKTPAGQRFYSYYGEGLFRTDMGIERGNLGSLLDHTGAFGESEKYAARVFGADRSFSLVTGTSGANRTIMQICMKENTLAICDRNSHKSIEQGLMLSGALPVYMVPTRNRYGIIGPIYPEQMTKAALEATAKANALTQDQAGEMAPYAVLTNCTYDGLCYNAERAQDILAQSCTRLHFDEAWYGYARFNPVYQGHYAMRGEPQSDYQGPTVFATHSTHKLLNALSQASWLHVRNGKDAIDFQRFNQAYMMHATTSPLYAISASNDIAVSQMDGNRGLSLTTEVIREAVDFRQAMGRLHKEYLADCDWFFKPWNAETVTDPTTGKSFAFEEAPAELLVTNQDCWKMHPGDTWHGFKDMPADWCMLDPIKVSILAPGMGDDGKLLDSGVPAALVTQYLGRFGIIPTRTTDFQVMFLFSMGITKGKWATLVNTLLSFKKHYDANTSLVNVLPGLTESFPEMYAEMGLQDLGCKMFAYLKAHNPSEKLNTAYSILPVADVTPRAAFQAIVENKVEMVPSHQLSGRMAANAVIPYPPGIPMLMSGENFGDDSSPQIGYLKSLEVWDREFPGFEHETEGTEVEEGIYHVMCIRR; encoded by the coding sequence ATGCGAAGCTACGGGAAAAAACTGACAGTATTAATTCTAGAAGAAGCCCCAAAAGAAGGTGTTATTGGTAATGCTATCAGCCGATTAATTGATGAATTAAATAACTCCGGGGCGATTGTCACTGTCGCCTCATCCTATGAAGATTGTTATTCCATTCTCTATGCCAATACCGCCATTGATTGTTTGATGCTGACGTCTTCCATGAGTGGCTCTCAGGCAGATGAAAATGATAGGTTTTATACACTTATCGATAAACTGAATAAACGCCAGGAGAATGTACCGGTATTTCTGCTTGCGGAGCGAAAAAAAATCACCCTGTCAGTCAGCCGGGAACTGATGGCAAAAGTGGATGAGTTTGTCTGGATTTTAGAAGATACCCCAGATTTTATTGCTGGCAGGGCAGTGGCTGCTATGCAGCGTTATCGGGAACGGCAGTTGCCACCATTGATGTCTGCTTTAATGAAATATGACGATGTCCATGAGTATTCTTGGGCTGCGCCCGGGCATCAAGGTGGGGTAGGCTTTACGAAAACTCCCGCGGGGCAACGTTTTTACAGTTACTATGGCGAAGGACTGTTTCGTACCGATATGGGGATTGAGCGAGGGAATTTGGGCTCCTTACTGGATCACACCGGTGCATTTGGTGAGAGTGAAAAATATGCAGCCAGAGTATTTGGTGCAGACCGTTCATTTTCTCTTGTTACCGGGACGTCAGGGGCGAACCGGACCATTATGCAGATCTGTATGAAGGAAAATACCCTCGCCATCTGTGACAGAAATAGCCATAAATCTATTGAGCAGGGACTGATGCTTTCCGGGGCGTTGCCTGTGTATATGGTTCCTACTCGTAACCGTTACGGAATTATCGGGCCTATCTATCCAGAGCAGATGACTAAGGCCGCACTGGAAGCCACGGCTAAAGCCAATGCCCTGACGCAAGACCAGGCTGGAGAAATGGCTCCTTATGCCGTGTTGACTAACTGTACCTACGATGGCTTGTGCTACAACGCAGAGCGGGCGCAGGATATTTTAGCTCAAAGCTGTACTCGGCTGCATTTTGATGAGGCTTGGTATGGTTATGCCAGATTTAACCCTGTTTATCAGGGGCATTATGCGATGCGTGGGGAGCCGCAATCTGATTATCAAGGGCCAACGGTGTTTGCCACGCACTCGACCCATAAACTGCTTAATGCTTTGTCCCAGGCTTCTTGGCTGCATGTTCGTAATGGTAAAGATGCCATTGATTTTCAGCGTTTTAATCAAGCGTATATGATGCATGCGACTACGTCTCCGCTCTATGCAATTAGCGCGTCTAACGATATTGCGGTTTCTCAGATGGATGGCAATCGTGGTTTATCTCTGACCACTGAGGTCATTCGTGAGGCGGTGGATTTCCGTCAGGCGATGGGACGGCTGCATAAAGAATACCTGGCTGATTGCGATTGGTTTTTTAAACCTTGGAACGCAGAAACAGTGACAGATCCAACAACAGGGAAAAGCTTTGCTTTTGAGGAGGCGCCAGCAGAGCTGTTGGTAACAAACCAGGATTGTTGGAAGATGCACCCAGGTGACACTTGGCATGGGTTTAAGGATATGCCTGCGGACTGGTGCATGTTAGACCCTATCAAAGTCAGTATCTTAGCCCCTGGCATGGGGGATGATGGCAAGTTACTGGACTCAGGTGTGCCAGCTGCGTTGGTAACCCAGTATTTAGGGCGCTTTGGCATTATTCCTACCCGGACCACGGATTTCCAAGTGATGTTTCTGTTTTCGATGGGGATCACTAAGGGGAAATGGGCGACCTTGGTGAATACCCTGCTGTCGTTTAAAAAGCATTATGATGCCAATACGTCATTAGTAAATGTATTGCCCGGATTAACTGAGAGTTTTCCGGAAATGTATGCCGAGATGGGATTGCAGGATCTTGGCTGCAAAATGTTTGCTTATCTTAAGGCGCATAATCCCTCTGAAAAGCTGAATACCGCTTATTCTATCTTACCTGTAGCTGATGTGACCCCAAGAGCTGCGTTTCAGGCCATTGTGGAAAATAAAGTGGAAATGGTGCCAAGTCATCAATTGTCTGGTCGGATGGCAGCAAATGCGGTTATCCCCTATCCGCCGGGGATCCCCATGCTGATGTCGGGGGAGAATTTTGGTGATGATTCCAGCCCTCAGATTGGTTACCTCAAAAGCTTGGAAGTGTGGGATCGCGAGTTTCCCGGGTTTGAGCATGAAACAGAAGGGACTGAGGTGGAAGAGGGTATCTACCATGTGATGTGTATTCGACGCTGA
- a CDS encoding VOC family protein, producing the protein MQAIQYQQGQPCWIELAAQSTETAKPFYAALFNWQLADIPLPDGAYTMFSIEGQNQGAMYQITAAMDFVQPGWNIYFAVDDIDAAVARALAAGGTVRLAPQQVGDAGRMAMLSDLEGAGFCLWQAGKHQGAASFGGSNSLCWVELACREPQKARQFYQAVLGWNIRVLEDGKQPYSELSQGDMTFGGILPMDEDWGDMPSHWMPYFSVSDSDAMLAMAQDLGASVCVPATDIEGVGRFAVINDPQGAPLSVITLSC; encoded by the coding sequence ATGCAGGCAATTCAATATCAACAGGGGCAACCCTGCTGGATAGAGTTGGCAGCCCAGAGTACAGAGACTGCCAAACCCTTTTATGCGGCGCTGTTTAATTGGCAGTTGGCTGATATTCCCTTACCTGATGGTGCTTATACCATGTTCAGTATTGAGGGGCAGAATCAGGGAGCCATGTATCAGATTACTGCCGCGATGGATTTTGTGCAGCCGGGCTGGAACATCTATTTTGCTGTTGATGATATTGATGCTGCGGTGGCCCGAGCCTTGGCTGCGGGGGGAACGGTGAGACTGGCACCGCAGCAGGTGGGAGATGCCGGGCGGATGGCAATGTTGTCCGATCTTGAAGGTGCTGGTTTTTGTTTGTGGCAGGCGGGAAAGCATCAAGGCGCAGCCAGTTTTGGAGGCTCAAATAGCTTGTGTTGGGTTGAGCTGGCGTGTCGTGAGCCGCAAAAGGCGCGGCAGTTTTATCAGGCTGTATTGGGGTGGAATATCCGTGTGCTGGAGGACGGTAAACAGCCCTATTCTGAATTGAGTCAGGGTGATATGACTTTTGGTGGCATTTTACCCATGGATGAAGATTGGGGAGATATGCCCAGCCATTGGATGCCCTATTTTAGTGTTAGCGACAGTGATGCCATGTTGGCGATGGCGCAAGATCTTGGTGCCAGCGTTTGTGTTCCCGCGACAGATATTGAGGGCGTTGGTCGATTTGCGGTGATTAATGATCCCCAGGGGGCACCACTGTCAGTGATTACGCTTAGCTGTTAA
- the potE gene encoding putrescine-ornithine antiporter, translated as MASEANKMGLMGLTTIVTVNMMGSGIIMLPASLAQTGAISLLSWLVTAIGAMCIAYAFAKCGMYCNKDGGMSAYSAEAHGRSSFFIASYTYYVCLVISAVAIAVSCTGYLEPFIPWLKQSPINTFIGVVAILILTMVANFKGPRITGQISAFTVWGVIIPVVGLSIIGWFWFDPKVFASAWNPHNMGTMDAVSSGIALTLWAFLGIESAGANSGTVKDPQKNVPLACMLATSFTAVVYIASTAVIQGIVPNAALATADAPFGLVYTYMFNKEVGLIITALAVIACIGSLLGWQFTNAQVSRAAADIKLFPKIFGEVTKDNAPIKGMLIMLALELALAVMTISPSLVKQFNVLVNLAVFINMVPYILSLTGLEVILRNNKVGSKEYKTGAVIGSLAVIYSIYGVYACGAQAVFYGAILTLLGYLFYGFIAAREANASLKA; from the coding sequence ATGGCATCCGAAGCAAATAAAATGGGCCTGATGGGGCTGACAACCATAGTGACGGTCAACATGATGGGCTCTGGAATCATCATGTTACCGGCAAGTTTAGCGCAAACCGGAGCAATTTCGTTACTCAGCTGGCTAGTCACAGCCATCGGTGCCATGTGTATCGCCTATGCGTTTGCCAAATGTGGCATGTACTGCAATAAAGATGGCGGGATGTCGGCCTATTCCGCCGAGGCTCATGGTCGCTCTTCTTTTTTTATCGCATCTTACACTTACTATGTATGCTTGGTGATCAGTGCCGTTGCAATCGCAGTATCTTGTACCGGTTACTTAGAACCCTTTATTCCATGGTTAAAACAAAGCCCTATCAACACCTTTATCGGCGTAGTGGCCATTTTGATTTTAACCATGGTGGCCAACTTTAAAGGTCCACGTATCACAGGCCAGATTTCCGCGTTTACCGTTTGGGGAGTCATTATCCCCGTGGTAGGTCTGTCCATCATAGGTTGGTTTTGGTTTGATCCAAAAGTTTTTGCCTCAGCTTGGAACCCTCACAATATGGGGACCATGGACGCAGTGTCGTCTGGTATTGCGTTAACCTTGTGGGCCTTTTTAGGCATTGAGTCTGCAGGGGCTAATTCTGGGACAGTAAAAGATCCCCAGAAAAATGTGCCATTGGCTTGCATGCTCGCCACCAGTTTTACCGCGGTGGTTTATATCGCTTCCACCGCGGTAATCCAAGGGATTGTACCCAATGCCGCACTCGCCACCGCCGACGCGCCATTTGGGCTGGTTTACACCTATATGTTTAATAAAGAAGTTGGCCTCATTATTACCGCACTGGCGGTGATTGCCTGTATCGGCTCCCTACTTGGTTGGCAATTTACTAATGCCCAAGTATCCCGGGCAGCAGCTGATATTAAGTTGTTTCCTAAGATCTTTGGCGAAGTGACTAAAGATAATGCCCCCATTAAAGGCATGCTGATTATGTTGGCACTGGAACTAGCTTTAGCTGTAATGACAATTTCCCCAAGTCTGGTGAAACAATTTAATGTGTTGGTCAACTTGGCTGTATTTATCAATATGGTGCCGTATATCCTGTCTCTCACCGGATTGGAGGTCATACTGCGGAATAATAAAGTGGGAAGTAAGGAATACAAAACTGGCGCTGTCATTGGCAGTCTAGCCGTTATCTATAGCATTTACGGTGTTTATGCCTGTGGGGCCCAAGCCGTCTTCTATGGTGCGATTCTTACTTTGTTGGGTTATCTGTTTTATGGCTTTATCGCCGCAAGGGAAGCCAATGCCAGTTTAAAAGCCTAA